The genomic stretch GCTTGTCGCGACCTGAAAGCACTGCCTGCGCAGTGCCGTCGGGTACCCCTGTCGTTCATGCACGCACCGTCAACGGTGTGGCCGCCCTGGCCGCAATAATTGACGCTTGGCGCACCCGGACCATTCCCCGTAGCGGCTTCACACGCTTCGATTCGCCTTCCTGCCCTTCAAACTCATTACGGACACGCTTGTTTTCAGTGTATCCACTGTGCTCCTGCGTGGGGGTTTTTGCTTTAGCAATCTTCTCCATCCAGAATCAAGGCGCGGACCACCTTACCTCCTGAGGTATTTATGAGTAACAACCTCGACCAGCTCACCGATTGGTTGAAAGAGCACAAGATCACTGAAGTCGAATGCATGATCAGCGACCTGACCGGCATCACGCGCGGCAAGATCTCGCCGACCAACAAGTTCATCGCCGAAAAAGGCATGCGCCTGCCTGAGAGCGTGCTGCTGCAGACCGTGACGGGTGACTACGTCGACGACGACATCTATTACGAGCTGCTCGACCCGGCCGACATCGACATGATCTGCCGCCCCGACGAAGACGCCGTGTTCCTGGTGCCCTGGGCCATCGAGCCGACGGCGCAGGTGATCCACGACACCTACGACAAGAAGGGCAACCCGGTCGAACTGTCGCCGCGCAACGTCTTGAAAAAAGTGCTCAAGCTCTACGCTGACAAAGGCTGGCAGCCAATCGTCGCGCCCGAGATGGAGTTCTACCTGACCAAGCGCAGCGAAGACCCGGACTTCCCGCTGCAGCCTCCGGTAGGCCGTTCGGGCCGCCCGGAAACTGGCCGCCAGTCGTTCTCGATCGAGGCCGCCAACGAATTCGACCCGCTGTTCGAGGACGTCTATGACTGGTGCGAACTGCAGCAGCTGGACCTCGACACGCTGATCCACGAAGACGGCACGGCGCAGATGGAAATCAACTTCCGTCACGGCAACGCCCTGCACCTGGCCGACCAGATCCTGGTGTTCAAACGCACCATGCGCGAGGCCGCGCTCAAGCACAACGTGGCCGCAACGTTCATGGCCAAGCCCATGACCGGCGAGCCGGGCAGTGCCATGCACCTGCACCAGAGCGTGGTTGATGTGGTCACCGGCAAAAATATTTTCAGCAACGAAGACGGCAGCATGAGCGAGCTGTTCCTGCACCACATCGGTGGCCTGCAGAAGTTCATCCCCGAAGCGCTGCCGCTGTTCGCCCCCAACGTCAACTCGTTCCGCCGCTTCCTGCCCGACACCTCGGCGCCAGTGAACGTCGAGTGGGGCGAAGAAAACCGTACCGTTGGCCTGCGCGTACCGGATGCCGGCCCGCAAAACCGCCGGGTCGAGAACCGCCTGCCGGGCGCCGATGCCAACCCTTACCTGGCCATCGCTGCGAGCTTGCTGTGCGGCTACATCGGCATGGTCGAAGGCATCGAAGCCAGTGCACCGGTGCAGGGCCGTGGTTACGAACGCCGCAACCTGCGCCTGCCGCTGACCATCGAAGACGCCCTGGAACGCATGGAAATCAGCCGTGCGCTGGTCCAATACCTGGGCAAGAAGTTCATCACTGGCTACGTCGCCACCAAACGCGCCGAGCACGAAAACTTCAAACGCGTCATCAGTTCCTGGGAGCGTGAGTTCCTGCTGTTTGCTGTCTGATCAACCCTGGTGCCGCAGGAGCGCGGCTGTCGGATAACGGAGAAGCACATGAGCGTCAAAAACCCGCAAACCCGTGAATGGCAAAACCTGAGCGGCGAGCACCACCTCGCGCCCTTCAGCGACTACAAACAGCTGAAGGAAAAGGGGCCGCGCATCATCACCAAGGCCCAGGGTGTGCATTTGTGGGACAGCGAGGGCAACAAGATCCTCGACGGCATGGCCGGCCTGTGGTGCGTGGCGGTAGGTTACGGCCGTGAAGAGCTGGTGCAGGCTGCCGAAAAGCAGATGCGCGAGCTGCCGTACTACAACCTGTTCTTCCAGACCGCCCACCCGCCTGCGCTGGAACTGGCCAAAGCCATCACCGACGTGGCGCCGGAAGGCATGACCCATGTGTTCTTCACCGGCTCCGGCTCCGAAGGCAACGACACCGTGCTGCGCATGGTCCGTCACTATTGGGCACTCAAGGGCAAACCGCACAAGCAGACCATCATCGGCCGCATCAACGGCTACCACGGCTCCACCTTCGCCGGTGCGTGCCTGGGCGGCATGAGCGGCATGCACGAGCAGGGCGGCCTGCCGATTCCGGGCATCGTGCACATCCCGCAGCCGTACTGGTTCGGTGAGGGCGGCGACATGAGCCCGGACGAATTCGGTGTGTGGGCTGCCGAGCAACTGGAGAAGAAAATCCTCGAGGTCGGCGAAGACAACGTCGCCGCCTTCATCGCCGAGCCGATCCAGGGTGCCGGTGGGGTGATCATCCCGCCAGAAACCTACTGGCCGAAGGTCAAGGAGATCCTCGCCAAGTACGACATCCTGTTCGTGGCCGACGAAGTGATCTGCGGTTTCGGCCGTACCGGCGAGTGGTTCGGCTCCGACTATTACGACCTCAAGCCAGACCTGATGACCATCGCCAAGGGCCTGACCTCCGGTTACATCCCCATGGGCGGTGTGATCGTGCGTGACACCGTGGCCAAGGTGATCAGCGAAGGCGGCGACTTCAACCACGGCTTCACCTATTCAGGGCACCCGGTCGCGGCCGCCGTAGGCCTGGAAAACCTGCGCATTCTGCGCGACGAAAAAATCGTCGAGCAGGCGCGCACAGAAGCGGCACCGTATTTGCAAAAGCGTTTGCGTGAGCTGCAAGACCACCCGCTGGTGGGCGAGGTACGCGGCCTGGGCCTGCTCGGCGCGATCGAGCTGGTCAAGGACAAGGCCACCCGCAGCCGTTACGAAGGCAAGGGCGTGGGCATGATCTGCCGCAACTTCTGCTTCGAGAACGGCCTGATCATGCGTGCGGTCGGTGACACCATGATCATCGCGCCACCGCTGGTAATCAGCCATGCAGAGATCGACGAGCTGGTGGAAAAGGCGCGCAAGTGCCTCGACCTGACCCTCGAAGCGATCAGATGAGCACCTGCTAGGCTAGCGTTGTGACATTAGTTGGTTACAAGGGGCTGCTTTCCTTGAAACAGCGCCTTGTAACTTGCCAGACTAGCGACTGTTTCAGTCGCCCGACGCGTGTACTGCGGGACCTGGCAGCTGAACGGATGGCTAATCAAAAAAATCTGGAGCATGACGCATGAAGAAAATGGGCAAGACGTTGCTGGCCGCCGCCCTGATGGGTGCCATGGCGACCGCTGTTCAGGCTGAAGACAAGGTATTGAACGTCTACAACTGGTCGGACTACATCGCTCCGGACACCATCGCCAAGTTCGAGAAGCAGACCGGCATCAAGGTCAAGTATGACGTCTTCGACAGCAACGAAACCCTGGAAGCCAAGCTGCTGGCAGGCAAGTCGGGCTATGACATCGTCGTGCCGTCGAACAACTTCCTGGCCAAGCAGATCAAGGCTGGCGTGTACGAGGAACTGGACCGTTCCAAACTGCCGAACTGGAAGAACCTCGACACCGACCTGCTCAAGGCCGTTGGCGATGCCAGCGACAAGGACAACAAGCACGCCTTCCCGTACATGTGGGGCTCTATCGGCATTGGCTACAACCCGGAGAAGGTCAAGGCCGCGCTGGGCGTGGACAAGATCGATTCGTGGGACGTGGTGTTCAAGCCTGAGAACATCGCCAAGCTCAAGAGCTGCGGCGTGAGCTTCCTGGATGCGCCGACCGAGATGATCCCGGCCGCGCTGCACTACCTGGGCCTGCCAAGCAACAGCACCAAGAAGGAAGACCTGAAGGCCGCCGAGGACCTGTTCCTCAAGATCCGTCCTTCGATCACCTACTTCCACTCCTCCAAGTACATCGGCGACATGGCCAACGGCAACATCTGCGTGGCCGTCGGTTACTCGGGTGACCTGGAGCAGTCCAAGGCCCGCGCCCACGAAGCTGGCGACAAGGTCAAAGTGGACTACGTCATTCCGAAAGAAGGTGCCGGTACCTTCTACGACATGGTCGCCATCCCGAAAGATGCCGAGCATAAAGACGCTGCCTACCAGTTCATGGACTTCCTGATGCAGCCGGAAATCATGGCTGAGATCACCAACGCCGTGCGCTTCCCGAACGGCAACGCTGCCGCCACCCAGTTCGTGGACAAAGACATCACCAGCGACCCGAGCATCTACCCGCCTGCCGAAGTGAAGAAGCAGCTGTACGCGATCGCTGCGCCTGACGCTTCTGTGCAGCGTGTGATCACCCGCAGCTGGACCAAGATCAAGTCGGGCAAGTAAGCCCGATGCAAGGCGCTCTGGGCCGGGGTTGCCCGGCCCAGAGGCCATGAAAGGCAATTGATGATTGCGGCATCGAAGCTGCGAAGGTAAGTTGCGCGCCGGTTTTGCGTGTGCGGCCACATTGCCGCTACCCAGGCACTGATTGTGAGGACCACCCACTTGTCTATTTCTGTATTACGCAAGGCCTTGATGGCTGGAGCGGGCCTGACGCTGGCATGCAGCGTCCAAGCGGCGCCTACGGTGCATTTCTACAACTGGTCCGACTATATCGGCCCGACCACACTCGCGGACTTCGAGAAGGCAACGGGTATCAAGCCCGTGCAGGACGTGTTCGACTCAAACGAAACCCTGGAAGGCAAGCTGCTGGCCGGCAACACCGGCTATGACGTGGTAGTGCCGTCCAACCATTTCCTCGGCAAGCAGATCAAGGCGGGCGCGTTCCAGAAGCTCGACAAAAGCCTGCTGCCCAATTATTCCAACCTGGATCCGGCGCTGATGAAACGCCTGGAAAAGAACGATCCGGGCAACCAGTACGCCGTGCCTTACCTGTGGGGCACCAACGGTATTGGTTACAACGTTGAAAAGGTCAAGGCTGCGCTGGGCGTCGACACCATCGATTCCTGGGCTGTGCTGTTCGAACCCGAGAACATGAAGAAGCTCTCCAAGTGTGGTGTGGCCTTCCTCGACTCGGCGGACGAAATGCTCCCGGCGGTGCTCAACTACATGGGGCTGGACCCCAACAGCAGCAACCCCAAGGACTACCAGGCTGCCGAGCAGAAGCTGCTGGCGGTGCGCCCTTACGTCACCTACTTCCACTCGTCCAAGTACATCACCGACCTTGCCAACGGCGACATCTGCGTCGCGGCGGGCTTCTCTGGCGACATCTTCCAGGCCAAGGCCCGCGCCGAAGAAGCCAAGAAGGGCGTGAACCTGGCGTATGCGATTCCCAAAGAAGGCGGCAACCTCTGGTTCGACGTGCTGGCGATCCCCAAGGACGCCAAGAACGTCAAAGAGGCACATGCCTTCATCAACTATTTGCTGAAACCTGAGGTTATCGCCCAGGTCAGTGATTACGTCGGTTACGCCAACCCGAACCCCAAGGCTGGCGACCTGATGGACCAGGCCGTGAGGACTGACGCCGCGGTTTACCCACCGCAGGAAGTGCTGGACAAGATGTTCGTCAACAGTGAGTTGCCGCCCAAGGTGCAACGCTTGATGACCCGTAGCTGGACCAAGGTCAAGTCGGGCAAGTAACAATCCAGACCCGCCGCGGCCCCTGCAGAACAGGCCGCGCGGGCACAAAAATCTTGTTGGGAGTTTCACTCATGGCAGTTGCCTCCGGAGCCTATAAGAAAGCCCTCGAGGGTGGCCAGCAACCCAAGCAGGTGCTGGTCAAGATCGACCGGGTCACGAAAAAGTTCGACGAAACGGTAGCGGTGGACGATGTGTCCCTGGAAATCCGCAAGGGTGAGATTTTTGCCCTGCTGGGTGGCTCCGGTTCCGGCAAATCGACCTTGCTGCGTATGCTGGCTGGCTTCGAGCGCCCCACCGAAGGGCGTATCTTGCTCGATGGCGTCGACATCACCGAGATGCCGCCCTACGAGCGGCCGATCAACATGATGTTCCAGTCCTACGCGCTGTTCCCGCACATGACCGTGGCGCAGAACATCGCCTTCGGCCTGCAGCAGGACAAGCTGCCCAAGGCGGACATCGACGCCCGTGTGGCCGAGATGCTCAAGCTGGTGCACATGACCCAGTACGCCAAGCGCAAGCCGCACCAGCTGTCGGGTGGCCAGCGCCAGCGTGTGGCCCTGGCGCGTTCGCTGGCCAAACGCCCGAAACTGCTGTTGCTCGATGAGCCGATGGGCGCCCTGGACAAGAAGCTGCGTTCGCAGATGCAACTTGAGCTGGTGGAAATCATCGAGCGCGTGGGCGTGACCTGCGTGATGGTGACCCACGACCAGGAAGAGGCCATGACCATGGCCCAGCGCATCGCCATCATGCACCTGGGCTGGATCGCCCAGATCGGCTCGCCTGTGGACATCTACGAGACCCCGACCAGCCGCCTGGTGTGCGAGTTCATCGGCAACGTCAACCTGTTCGAAGGTGAAGTGGTCGACGACGCCGAAGGCCACGCGATCATTGCCAGCCCTGAACTGGAACGCAAGATCTACGTTGGCCACGGCATCACCACGTCGGTCGAAGACAAGCACATCACCTACGCGCTGCGCCCGGAGAAGATGCTGGTCACGACCCAGCAACCGACCTGCGAGCACAACTGGTCGCGCGGCAAGGTGCACGACATCGCCTACCTGGGCGGCCACTCGGTGTTCTACGTCGAGCTGCCGAGCGGCAAGATCGTCCAGTCGTTCGTGGCCAACGCCGAGCGCCAGGGCACACGTCCGACCTGGGGCGATGAAGTGTACGTGTGGTGGGAAGACGACAGCGGCGTGGTACTGCGGTCATGAAACTGCGCAAGCTCAAGCGAGCCTTCCAGCGCTTGACCCCGGAGGGGCGGCACTTGGTGATCGGCGTGCCGTTCATCTGGCTGTTCCTGTTCTTCATGCTGCCGTTCTTCATCGTGTTGAAGATCAGCTTTGCCGAAGCCGACGTGGCGATCCCGCCGTATACCGAGATCTACAGCTACGTCGAAGACAAGATCCAGTTGGTGCTCAACCTGGCCAACTATGGCCTGTTGACCGAAGACGAGCTCTACATCTCGGCCTACCTGGGCTCGTTGAAGATGGCCTTCTTCAGCACCTTGCTGTGCCTGCTGATCGGCTACCCGATGGCCTATGCCATCGCCAACGCCCGCAAAGAGTCGCAGACTGTGCTGCTGTTGCTGATCATGATGCCGACCTGGACGGCGATCCTGATCCGCGTCTACGCCTGGATGGGCATCCTCAGCAACAACGGGCTGCTTAACAGCTTCCTGCTGTGGCTGGGGCTGATCGACCAGCCACTGCAGATTCTCAACACCAACCTGGCGGTATACATCGGCGTGGTCTATTCGTACCTGCCGTTCATGATCCTGCCGCTGTACGCAAACTTGGTGAAGCACGACCCGAGCCTGTTGGAAGCCGCATCGGACCTGGGTTCGAGCACCTTCAACAGCTTCTGGAAGATCACCGTGCCGCTGTCGAAAAACGGCATCATCGCGGGCTGCATGCTGGTGTTCATCCCAGTAGTGGGCGAGTTCGTGATCCCAGAACTGCTGGGCGGCCCGGAAACCCTGATGATCGGTAAGGTGCTGTGGCAAGAGTTCTTCAACAACCGTGACTGGCCGGTAGCGTCCGCGCTGGCGGTAGTGATGTTGGCGATCCTGATCGTGCCGATCCTGCTGTTCAACCGCAGCCAGGCCAAAGAAATGGAGGGCAGGGCATGAAGCGCTTCAGTTTCTCCAAGCTGATGCTGGTGCTCGGCTTGCTGTTCATCTACCTGCCGATGCTGATCCTGGTGATCTACTCGTTCAACGCCTCGAAGCTGGTGACAGTGTGGGGGGGCTGGTCGATCAAGTGGTATGTCGGCCTGCTCGACAACACCCAGCTGATGGGGTCGGTGATGCGCTCGCTGGAAATCGCCTGCTACACGGCGGTGGCAGCGGTGGCGCTGGGTACCCTGGCGGCCTTCGTGCTGACCCGGGTCACCCGCTTCAAGGGCCGCACGCTGTTCGGCGGCCTGGTCACCGCGCCGCTGGTCATGCCCGAAGTGATCACCGGTCTGTCGCTGTTGCTGCTGTTCGTGGCCATGGCGCAGATGATCGGCTGGCCGCAAGAGCGTGGCATCGTCACCATCTGGATCGCCCACACCACGTTCTGTGCGGCGTACGTGGCGGTGGTGGTGTCGGCGCGCTTGCGTGAGCTGGACCTGTCGATCGAGGAAGCGGCGATGGACCTGGGTGCCAAGCCGTGGAAGGTGTTCTTCCTGATCACCATCCCGATGATCGCGCCATCGCTGGCGGCGGGCGGCATGATGTCGTTTGCCCTGTCGCTGGATGACCTGGTGCTGGCGAGCTTCGTGTCCGGGCCGGGCTCGACCACCTTGCCGATGGAAGTGTTCTCGGCGGTGCGCCTGGGCGTGAAGCCAGAGATCAACGCCGTGGCCAGCCTGATCCTGTTGTCGGTGTCGCTGGTGACCTTCATGGTCTGGTACTTCAGCCGCCGCGCTGAAGAGCACCGTCGCAAGGCGATTCAGCAGGCCATCGAAGAAGGGGCTGCGGCAAACGTCTCGCAGCCACAGGTCAAGCGCCCGACGGCAGCAGCTGCGCCGGTCTGACCCACCTCTTCGCGGGCAAGCCCGCTTCTACAGGGATATCCACAAGCCTGAGGTCTGTGGTGTTCATGTGGGAGCGGGCTTGCCCGCGAATGTTTCAGCACGAATTCAAAGCCACACTGCATCCCAGTGGGGGTATTCCCTGACACTGTCGACCAGCCCCGCCCGCATGGGGTTGGCAACAATGTACCGGGCGACATGCACCACACTCTCTTCTCGCCGCAGTGCATGGTCTTGATAGCCTGCCTGCCATATTGGCTTGTGCCTTACGCCTGCTCTGCGCAGCGCTATCCCTGTACGGGACTTGAACCTGCGCATCAGCGTACTCAAGGTCACTTCTTTCAACTCGACCAACCAATGCAGATGGTCCGGCATCACCACCCAGGCCAATGACCGGAAGTCCTGATTGTGATCCGAGAGGCGTAGCTGCCTAACCACTTGGCGAGCAAGATGGAAGTCGTGAAACAGCGGTATGCGCTGATGGGTAATCGTCGTCAGCAGGTAGAGCCTGCCGGGTTCTGAAAAGCGGCCCCGGCGAAGCAGTTTGGATTGGGCTGGACACATCGGGATCTTCCTTGATGGCGAAGTCCCCCTGAAACATAGCGGTTGATGTGGCATTGCACGGTGGCTGATGGTTTCTGGATATGGCAGGGATGGCTCTGTGTCTCGAAAGGCCTCTTCGCGGGCAAGCCCGCTCCCACAGGTACACCACAGCTTTCAAGCCAGTGGACTTTCCAGGTACATCACAGTTTCAAGCCAGTGGAATTTCCTGTGGGAGCGGGCTTGCCCGCGAAGAGGCCCGTGAACTCAGCACATCAACCCGCCATTGACTCCTGTGGTGAGCATGGGGCGCTTTGGTATATGGCGAACAGGCCGTATCGCCGTTTACTGAACCCTGAACTACGCTGACAGTCGCATCTCACAAATCATTTGTGCGCAAGCTAGGAGCCTGCATGAGGGTGACGCGTCCACTGGTGCTGGCAGGCCTGAGTGTGCTGTACATGCTCACCGGCTGTAGCAAGGAAGAAACCCCCGAGATGCTGCCTCGGGTCGGTGTGCAACAGGTCCAGCCTACCGATTTCGCTGCCAGGGTGACCTTGACCGGCGACGTACAAGCGCGGGTGCAAACCGACTTGTCGTTCCGTGTGGGCGGCAAGATCATTTCGCGCAGCGTCGATGTGGGCGATCACGTCAAGGCCAACCAGGTACTGGCACGGCTAGACCCGAAAGACCTG from Pseudomonas kermanshahensis encodes the following:
- the potA gene encoding polyamine ABC transporter ATP-binding protein; amino-acid sequence: MAVASGAYKKALEGGQQPKQVLVKIDRVTKKFDETVAVDDVSLEIRKGEIFALLGGSGSGKSTLLRMLAGFERPTEGRILLDGVDITEMPPYERPINMMFQSYALFPHMTVAQNIAFGLQQDKLPKADIDARVAEMLKLVHMTQYAKRKPHQLSGGQRQRVALARSLAKRPKLLLLDEPMGALDKKLRSQMQLELVEIIERVGVTCVMVTHDQEEAMTMAQRIAIMHLGWIAQIGSPVDIYETPTSRLVCEFIGNVNLFEGEVVDDAEGHAIIASPELERKIYVGHGITTSVEDKHITYALRPEKMLVTTQQPTCEHNWSRGKVHDIAYLGGHSVFYVELPSGKIVQSFVANAERQGTRPTWGDEVYVWWEDDSGVVLRS
- a CDS encoding polyamine ABC transporter substrate-binding protein codes for the protein MKKMGKTLLAAALMGAMATAVQAEDKVLNVYNWSDYIAPDTIAKFEKQTGIKVKYDVFDSNETLEAKLLAGKSGYDIVVPSNNFLAKQIKAGVYEELDRSKLPNWKNLDTDLLKAVGDASDKDNKHAFPYMWGSIGIGYNPEKVKAALGVDKIDSWDVVFKPENIAKLKSCGVSFLDAPTEMIPAALHYLGLPSNSTKKEDLKAAEDLFLKIRPSITYFHSSKYIGDMANGNICVAVGYSGDLEQSKARAHEAGDKVKVDYVIPKEGAGTFYDMVAIPKDAEHKDAAYQFMDFLMQPEIMAEITNAVRFPNGNAAATQFVDKDITSDPSIYPPAEVKKQLYAIAAPDASVQRVITRSWTKIKSGK
- a CDS encoding REP-associated tyrosine transposase; its protein translation is MCPAQSKLLRRGRFSEPGRLYLLTTITHQRIPLFHDFHLARQVVRQLRLSDHNQDFRSLAWVVMPDHLHWLVELKEVTLSTLMRRFKSRTGIALRRAGVRHKPIWQAGYQDHALRREESVVHVARYIVANPMRAGLVDSVREYPHWDAVWL
- a CDS encoding glutamine synthetase family protein, which produces MSNNLDQLTDWLKEHKITEVECMISDLTGITRGKISPTNKFIAEKGMRLPESVLLQTVTGDYVDDDIYYELLDPADIDMICRPDEDAVFLVPWAIEPTAQVIHDTYDKKGNPVELSPRNVLKKVLKLYADKGWQPIVAPEMEFYLTKRSEDPDFPLQPPVGRSGRPETGRQSFSIEAANEFDPLFEDVYDWCELQQLDLDTLIHEDGTAQMEINFRHGNALHLADQILVFKRTMREAALKHNVAATFMAKPMTGEPGSAMHLHQSVVDVVTGKNIFSNEDGSMSELFLHHIGGLQKFIPEALPLFAPNVNSFRRFLPDTSAPVNVEWGEENRTVGLRVPDAGPQNRRVENRLPGADANPYLAIAASLLCGYIGMVEGIEASAPVQGRGYERRNLRLPLTIEDALERMEISRALVQYLGKKFITGYVATKRAEHENFKRVISSWEREFLLFAV
- a CDS encoding polyamine ABC transporter substrate-binding protein, which translates into the protein MSISVLRKALMAGAGLTLACSVQAAPTVHFYNWSDYIGPTTLADFEKATGIKPVQDVFDSNETLEGKLLAGNTGYDVVVPSNHFLGKQIKAGAFQKLDKSLLPNYSNLDPALMKRLEKNDPGNQYAVPYLWGTNGIGYNVEKVKAALGVDTIDSWAVLFEPENMKKLSKCGVAFLDSADEMLPAVLNYMGLDPNSSNPKDYQAAEQKLLAVRPYVTYFHSSKYITDLANGDICVAAGFSGDIFQAKARAEEAKKGVNLAYAIPKEGGNLWFDVLAIPKDAKNVKEAHAFINYLLKPEVIAQVSDYVGYANPNPKAGDLMDQAVRTDAAVYPPQEVLDKMFVNSELPPKVQRLMTRSWTKVKSGK
- a CDS encoding ABC transporter permease subunit produces the protein MKLRKLKRAFQRLTPEGRHLVIGVPFIWLFLFFMLPFFIVLKISFAEADVAIPPYTEIYSYVEDKIQLVLNLANYGLLTEDELYISAYLGSLKMAFFSTLLCLLIGYPMAYAIANARKESQTVLLLLIMMPTWTAILIRVYAWMGILSNNGLLNSFLLWLGLIDQPLQILNTNLAVYIGVVYSYLPFMILPLYANLVKHDPSLLEAASDLGSSTFNSFWKITVPLSKNGIIAGCMLVFIPVVGEFVIPELLGGPETLMIGKVLWQEFFNNRDWPVASALAVVMLAILIVPILLFNRSQAKEMEGRA
- a CDS encoding ABC transporter permease subunit translates to MKRFSFSKLMLVLGLLFIYLPMLILVIYSFNASKLVTVWGGWSIKWYVGLLDNTQLMGSVMRSLEIACYTAVAAVALGTLAAFVLTRVTRFKGRTLFGGLVTAPLVMPEVITGLSLLLLFVAMAQMIGWPQERGIVTIWIAHTTFCAAYVAVVVSARLRELDLSIEEAAMDLGAKPWKVFFLITIPMIAPSLAAGGMMSFALSLDDLVLASFVSGPGSTTLPMEVFSAVRLGVKPEINAVASLILLSVSLVTFMVWYFSRRAEEHRRKAIQQAIEEGAAANVSQPQVKRPTAAAAPV
- a CDS encoding aspartate aminotransferase family protein, which codes for MSVKNPQTREWQNLSGEHHLAPFSDYKQLKEKGPRIITKAQGVHLWDSEGNKILDGMAGLWCVAVGYGREELVQAAEKQMRELPYYNLFFQTAHPPALELAKAITDVAPEGMTHVFFTGSGSEGNDTVLRMVRHYWALKGKPHKQTIIGRINGYHGSTFAGACLGGMSGMHEQGGLPIPGIVHIPQPYWFGEGGDMSPDEFGVWAAEQLEKKILEVGEDNVAAFIAEPIQGAGGVIIPPETYWPKVKEILAKYDILFVADEVICGFGRTGEWFGSDYYDLKPDLMTIAKGLTSGYIPMGGVIVRDTVAKVISEGGDFNHGFTYSGHPVAAAVGLENLRILRDEKIVEQARTEAAPYLQKRLRELQDHPLVGEVRGLGLLGAIELVKDKATRSRYEGKGVGMICRNFCFENGLIMRAVGDTMIIAPPLVISHAEIDELVEKARKCLDLTLEAIR